From one Amycolatopsis sp. FDAARGOS 1241 genomic stretch:
- a CDS encoding tetratricopeptide repeat protein, which yields MADEEHELAERMQLAGWTAQSGNAAGAAEKAAAVAAERSLVLGPNHPETLGARSNLATSTGAAGNLAGARELFAELLVDQTRALGPTHRYILICGTSSRG from the coding sequence GTGGCTGATGAGGAGCACGAGCTCGCCGAGCGGATGCAGCTGGCCGGCTGGACTGCGCAGTCCGGAAACGCCGCGGGCGCGGCAGAGAAGGCGGCGGCCGTCGCGGCCGAACGCAGCCTGGTGCTGGGTCCGAACCACCCCGAGACGCTCGGAGCCCGCAGCAACCTCGCCACTTCGACCGGCGCGGCCGGAAACCTCGCCGGGGCCCGGGAACTGTTCGCCGAGCTGCTCGTCGACCAGACGCGCGCGCTCGGCCCGACGCACCGGTACATCCTGATCTGCGGAACCAGCTCGCGCGGCTGA
- a CDS encoding tetratricopeptide repeat protein, with product MRAGARRPARSPGACRRGHPGHPRRPRPLDRPGGRSRASCAWICSWTRNAASGPSTPTPRPELVYTAGEAGDHAAALTLGEALLSDQLRLLGADDPSTLLLRHNLASYHGALGRPAQAGDLLTAVLADRQRVLGRDHPDTLCTRFVPAHWRGEAGDPAGARDACAALLSHTTRVLGPEHPTTLRAHAGLGTWTGRSGGAAGARAVLAALIDERTPGLGPARRLDRPRRPQRHGARPLPHAACRLAPRLRTGARQHLRAAEQHRPRGSASRRRRVTCPLCAGWAQSAD from the coding sequence GTGCGCGCTGGTGCGCGCCGACCAGCTCGCAGTCCTGGGGCCTGCCGACGAGGACACCCTGGTCACCCGCGCCGACCTCGCCCACTGGACCGGCCGGGAGGGCGATCACGCGCGAGCTGTGCGTGGATCTGCTCGTGGACCAGGAACGCCGCTTCGGGCCCGAGCACCCCGACACCCCGGCCGGAACTCGTCTACACCGCCGGGGAAGCGGGCGACCACGCCGCCGCACTCACGCTGGGCGAGGCCCTGCTGTCCGACCAGCTCCGGCTGCTCGGCGCCGACGACCCGAGCACGTTGCTGCTGCGCCACAACCTCGCCTCGTACCACGGCGCGCTGGGCCGGCCCGCTCAAGCCGGCGACCTGCTGACCGCCGTCCTGGCCGATCGGCAGCGAGTGCTCGGCCGCGACCACCCCGACACCCTGTGCACGCGCTTCGTGCCCGCCCACTGGCGGGGCGAAGCCGGCGACCCCGCCGGCGCGCGCGACGCCTGCGCCGCACTGCTGTCCCACACCACACGCGTGCTCGGTCCGGAACACCCGACCACCCTCCGCGCCCACGCCGGGCTGGGGACGTGGACCGGCCGAAGCGGTGGCGCCGCCGGGGCCCGAGCCGTCCTGGCGGCACTGATCGACGAACGGACCCCCGGCCTCGGCCCCGCACGCCGGCTGGACCGGCCGCGCCGGCCGCAGCGCCACGGCGCGCGACCTCTACCGCACGCTGCTTGCCGACTGGCTCCGCGTCTTCGGACCGGAGCACGACAACATCTCCGTGCTGCGGAACAACATCGACCACGGGGCTCGGCAAGCCGCCGAAGGCGCGTGACCTGCCCGCTGTGCGCCGGCTGGGCGCAGTCGGCGGACTGA
- a CDS encoding S1C family serine protease gives MTGTRPTRRYRIGVLAALLLATACTADPTTAFPPETATQAPLPPGTGSLADVPDVSARLLPSVVKVLAGSGNGSGVVYTADGLILTNEHVVHGASAVQIAFADGRRDPGTVKAVDVDTDLALVQVGRRGLPAARLQPQLPVIGELAIVIGSPLGFENSVTAGVVSGLHREIPGSATETHALVDLIQTDAAISPGNSGGAVVDAQGEVVGISEAYIPPQAGAVSIGFAIPAATATDVAEQLRTTGHARHAFAGLEPAQITSQIATQLHLPSTDGVIITATVPAGPAATAGLQPGDILLAVDGRPTRRPEDFVGELRRRSPGDVITVTVRSPDSRERTAQLTLTDRPAASG, from the coding sequence GTGACCGGTACCCGCCCGACCCGCCGTTACCGCATCGGCGTGCTGGCCGCCCTGCTCCTCGCCACCGCCTGCACCGCGGACCCGACCACGGCGTTCCCACCCGAGACGGCCACGCAGGCACCGCTCCCGCCGGGCACCGGCAGCCTGGCCGACGTGCCGGACGTGTCCGCGCGGTTGCTGCCGAGTGTCGTCAAGGTCCTCGCCGGAAGCGGCAACGGCAGCGGCGTCGTCTACACCGCCGACGGGCTGATCCTCACCAACGAGCACGTCGTCCACGGCGCGTCGGCCGTGCAGATCGCGTTCGCCGACGGCCGGCGCGACCCCGGCACCGTCAAGGCGGTCGACGTCGACACCGACCTCGCCCTGGTGCAGGTCGGCCGCCGTGGCCTGCCCGCGGCACGGTTGCAGCCGCAGCTGCCGGTGATCGGCGAGCTCGCCATCGTGATCGGCAGCCCGCTGGGCTTCGAGAACAGCGTCACGGCCGGTGTGGTGTCGGGGCTGCACCGCGAGATTCCGGGCAGCGCCACCGAAACCCACGCCCTGGTCGACCTGATCCAGACCGACGCGGCCATCAGCCCGGGCAACAGCGGCGGCGCCGTGGTCGACGCGCAGGGCGAGGTGGTCGGCATCAGCGAGGCCTACATCCCGCCCCAGGCCGGCGCCGTCTCCATCGGGTTCGCGATCCCCGCCGCGACCGCCACGGACGTCGCCGAGCAGCTGCGCACGACCGGCCACGCCCGCCACGCCTTCGCGGGCCTCGAACCGGCCCAGATCACGTCCCAGATCGCCACCCAGCTGCACCTCCCGAGCACCGACGGCGTCATCATCACCGCCACCGTCCCCGCCGGCCCGGCCGCCACCGCCGGCCTGCAGCCCGGCGACATCCTCCTCGCTGTCGACGGCCGCCCGACGCGCCGCCCGGAGGACTTCGTAGGCGAACTCCGCCGCCGCTCCCCCGGCGACGTGATCACCGTGACGGTGCGCAGCCCGGACAGCCGGGAACGGACGGCCCAGCTGACGCTCACCGACCGGCCGGCCGCGAGCGGGTGA
- a CDS encoding pyridoxamine 5'-phosphate oxidase family protein, translated as MQANEVTEVLNRPYSRELLARDLTRLAYVAKDGTPRNVPIGFTWTGAQIVMCTSKNAPKLPSLRANPMVALTIDTEIHPPKILLIRGRAELDVVDGIPEEYLQMNGSYGMTAEQRVEWEKEVRSLYDGMVRIVVTPTWAKLIDFETTLPSAVEELAREREERRRAG; from the coding sequence ATGCAGGCGAACGAGGTCACCGAGGTCCTGAACCGCCCGTACAGCCGGGAGCTGCTGGCCCGCGACCTGACGCGGCTGGCCTACGTCGCGAAGGACGGGACGCCGCGCAACGTGCCGATCGGGTTCACCTGGACCGGCGCGCAGATCGTGATGTGCACGTCGAAGAACGCGCCGAAGCTCCCGTCGCTGCGGGCGAACCCGATGGTCGCGCTGACGATCGACACCGAGATCCACCCACCGAAGATCCTGCTCATCCGCGGCCGTGCCGAACTCGACGTCGTCGACGGCATCCCGGAGGAGTACCTGCAGATGAACGGCTCGTACGGGATGACGGCCGAACAGCGCGTCGAGTGGGAGAAGGAGGTCCGCTCGCTCTACGACGGCATGGTCCGCATTGTGGTGACCCCGACGTGGGCGAAGCTGATCGACTTCGAGACGACCCTGCCGAGCGCGGTCGAGGAGCTGGCGCGCGAACGAGAGGAACGGCGGCGCGCCGGGTGA
- a CDS encoding universal stress protein has product MSAPATPYIVVGVDGSEASEHALRWAEFMARQTGSELRAVMSWSPVLPGGGVAVLGPDGWDPEADTRQILAKTVRKVLGETSSVAVEERVVEGGAAKSLLEESAEARMLVVGSRGRGGFAGLLLGSVSAVCAAHAKCPVLIIHGDTPLPG; this is encoded by the coding sequence ATGTCTGCACCTGCCACCCCGTACATCGTCGTCGGCGTCGACGGGTCCGAGGCGTCCGAGCACGCGCTGCGCTGGGCCGAGTTCATGGCCCGCCAGACGGGTTCCGAGTTGCGGGCCGTCATGAGCTGGTCGCCGGTGCTCCCGGGCGGCGGCGTCGCGGTGCTGGGGCCGGACGGCTGGGACCCGGAGGCCGACACCCGCCAGATCCTGGCGAAGACCGTGCGCAAAGTGCTCGGCGAGACCTCGTCGGTGGCCGTCGAGGAACGCGTCGTCGAGGGCGGTGCAGCCAAGTCCCTGCTCGAGGAGAGCGCGGAGGCCCGCATGCTCGTCGTCGGCAGCCGCGGCCGCGGGGGCTTCGCGGGTCTGCTGCTGGGTTCGGTCAGCGCGGTCTGCGCGGCGCACGCGAAGTGCCCGGTGCTGATCATCCACGGGGACACCCCGCTGCCGGGATGA
- a CDS encoding glyoxalase/bleomycin resistance/extradiol dioxygenase family protein gives MNFASVRLITDDVERLVTFYELVTATPATRSTPDFAEVRFPSATLAIGSTRTVARFAPGSAGPAANRSAILEFLVADVDARHEFLRAHLTDVVTPPTTMPWGNRAFLFRDPDGNLVNLFTPVTEEAVAKFAAVPR, from the coding sequence GTGAACTTCGCTTCCGTCCGCCTGATCACCGACGACGTCGAACGCCTCGTCACCTTCTACGAACTCGTCACCGCAACGCCCGCGACCCGGAGCACCCCCGACTTCGCCGAGGTGCGCTTCCCCTCGGCCACGCTCGCCATCGGCAGCACCCGCACGGTCGCCCGCTTCGCCCCCGGCTCGGCCGGCCCGGCGGCCAACCGCTCCGCGATCCTCGAATTCCTCGTGGCCGATGTGGACGCACGTCACGAGTTTCTGCGCGCCCACCTCACCGACGTGGTCACCCCACCCACCACCATGCCGTGGGGCAATCGCGCCTTCCTGTTCCGCGATCCGGACGGCAACCTGGTCAACCTGTTCACGCCGGTGACCGAGGAAGCGGTCGCGAAGTTCGCCGCCGTGCCCCGTTGA
- a CDS encoding amidohydrolase produces the protein MCQLCGSEVTPSTVSRRTLFAAAAGLAVAPMVVGASAASAAPRPDDGADLILHNGHVVTAALHGHSAQAVAIGGGRILATGSSSQVLRLAGRRTRRIDLRGRTVVPGLIDSHLHQFNSALDRPNVSLLEARSITDVVARIGERVAASAAGAWVQARSGWHESLLAEGRLPTRTELDSVSPQNPVYIPRGGHVATVNSAALALAGITRATKDPTGGVIVRDANGEPTGVLLERARALLTSVLPPPPSADQQRQQLLDQMAEHNALGITGVTEPGLSPDQIDIYTGLWHDHRMTTRAHLLWRIAALADVDAAVAAFKPRTGDDMLRFDGLKYLSDGGVEGGFLRDPYQLVPGEQTSADYHGVQLLPPGGADELTEMYRRAAQHGFQVQTHVVGDAAMDFIVGVMDTVHRQTPLARLRWVLMHLFLPSSQNMARMRKMGLLASVQDHPVLLGANQVKWWGEERGARAIPIREILDAGLVAGGGTDAPVVPPNPLWSLGWMVTRETLKGDVLGPEHAITAREALHLYTLGSATTQFAERTLGTIDRGKLADVVVLDADPLSVDPGAIKDIGVELTVVDGRVVYEKD, from the coding sequence ATGTGCCAGTTGTGCGGTTCGGAAGTCACGCCCTCGACGGTTTCCCGGCGGACCTTGTTCGCCGCCGCGGCGGGGCTGGCGGTGGCGCCGATGGTGGTGGGCGCCTCGGCCGCGTCGGCGGCGCCGCGGCCGGACGACGGCGCGGACCTCATCCTCCACAATGGACACGTCGTGACCGCGGCGCTGCACGGGCACTCCGCGCAGGCCGTGGCCATCGGCGGCGGGCGGATCCTCGCGACCGGATCATCGAGCCAGGTCCTGCGGCTCGCCGGGCGGCGCACGCGCCGGATCGACCTGCGCGGGCGCACGGTCGTGCCCGGCCTGATCGACAGCCACCTCCACCAGTTCAACTCCGCGCTCGACCGGCCGAACGTGTCGCTGCTGGAGGCGCGCAGCATCACCGATGTCGTCGCGCGCATCGGTGAGCGGGTGGCCGCCAGTGCGGCCGGCGCGTGGGTGCAGGCGCGGTCGGGCTGGCACGAAAGCCTGCTGGCCGAGGGCCGCCTGCCGACCCGCACCGAGCTCGACTCCGTGTCGCCCCAGAACCCGGTGTACATCCCGCGCGGCGGGCACGTCGCCACCGTCAACAGCGCCGCGCTGGCGCTCGCGGGCATCACGCGCGCCACGAAGGACCCGACCGGCGGCGTGATCGTGCGCGACGCGAACGGCGAGCCCACCGGTGTCCTGCTGGAGCGCGCACGCGCGTTGCTCACGTCCGTGCTGCCGCCTCCGCCGTCGGCCGACCAGCAGCGGCAGCAGCTGCTGGACCAGATGGCCGAGCACAACGCGCTCGGCATCACCGGCGTCACGGAGCCCGGCCTCTCGCCCGACCAGATCGACATCTACACCGGCCTCTGGCACGACCACCGGATGACCACCCGGGCGCACCTGCTGTGGCGGATCGCCGCGCTCGCGGACGTGGACGCGGCCGTCGCGGCGTTCAAGCCGCGCACCGGCGACGACATGCTGCGGTTCGACGGCCTGAAGTACCTGTCCGACGGCGGTGTCGAAGGCGGGTTCCTGCGCGATCCGTACCAGCTCGTGCCCGGCGAACAGACCAGCGCGGACTACCACGGCGTGCAGCTGCTGCCGCCCGGCGGCGCCGACGAGCTGACCGAGATGTACCGCCGCGCCGCGCAGCACGGGTTCCAGGTGCAGACGCACGTCGTCGGCGACGCCGCGATGGACTTCATCGTCGGGGTCATGGACACCGTGCACCGCCAAACCCCGCTCGCGCGGCTGCGCTGGGTGCTGATGCACCTGTTCCTGCCCAGCAGCCAGAACATGGCGCGCATGCGCAAGATGGGGCTGCTCGCGAGCGTGCAGGACCACCCCGTGCTGCTCGGCGCCAACCAGGTCAAGTGGTGGGGCGAGGAACGCGGGGCGCGGGCGATCCCGATCCGCGAGATCCTCGACGCCGGCCTCGTCGCGGGCGGCGGCACCGACGCGCCCGTGGTGCCGCCGAACCCGCTGTGGTCGCTGGGCTGGATGGTCACGCGCGAGACGCTCAAGGGCGACGTCCTCGGCCCCGAGCACGCGATCACCGCACGCGAGGCCCTGCACCTCTACACGCTCGGCAGCGCCACGACGCAGTTCGCCGAGCGCACCCTCGGCACGATCGACCGCGGCAAGCTGGCCGACGTCGTCGTGCTCGACGCCGACCCGCTGTCGGTGGATCCCGGTGCCATCAAGGACATCGGCGTCGAGCTGACCGTTGTGGACGGTCGGGTGGTGTACGAAAAGGACTGA
- a CDS encoding aldo/keto reductase, producing MTFDQYYLLGRSGLRVSRLALGTMNFGTAGFHAPYGKTTDEARPIFRRYVEAGGNFLDTADFYTAGHSEELLGQFMAEAGNRDRMVVTTKFTNSVDPGDPNAGGNGRKHLIRALEASLRRLRTDYVDLFLLHTWDRITPVEEVLRTFDDLVTAGKIRYAGLSDVPAWYASHAQTLADANSLTPMVSLQLPYSLIERGIETEHVPAAQQLGLGVTAWSPLGGGFLSGKYRNSGDTVTGQGRLAEDGDAWTQQQWQLLKTLETAAGRLGVPMARVAINWVATQPGIASAIVGASSAEQLGSTLAALDFELPAEIRAELDRVSATPPVGVYRMFTPEYQSWLVSTGAKVGDKPAGYAPAVRNWPDGQ from the coding sequence ATGACTTTCGACCAGTACTACCTGCTCGGCCGCTCCGGGCTCCGCGTCAGCCGGCTCGCGCTCGGGACCATGAACTTCGGCACGGCGGGTTTCCACGCCCCCTACGGCAAGACCACCGACGAAGCCCGGCCGATCTTCCGGCGCTACGTCGAGGCCGGCGGCAACTTCCTCGACACCGCCGACTTCTACACGGCCGGCCACAGCGAAGAACTGCTCGGCCAGTTCATGGCCGAGGCGGGCAACCGCGACCGGATGGTCGTGACCACCAAGTTCACCAACAGCGTCGACCCCGGCGACCCGAACGCGGGCGGCAACGGGCGCAAGCACCTGATCCGCGCGCTGGAGGCCTCGTTGCGGCGCCTGCGCACGGACTACGTCGACCTGTTCCTGCTGCACACCTGGGACCGCATCACCCCGGTCGAGGAGGTCCTGCGCACGTTCGACGACCTCGTGACCGCCGGGAAGATCCGCTACGCGGGCCTGTCCGACGTGCCCGCCTGGTACGCCTCGCACGCGCAGACCCTCGCGGACGCGAATTCGCTGACCCCGATGGTCAGCCTCCAGCTGCCGTATTCCCTCATCGAGCGCGGCATCGAGACCGAGCACGTGCCCGCGGCACAGCAGCTCGGCCTCGGCGTCACCGCGTGGAGTCCGCTCGGCGGCGGGTTCCTGAGCGGCAAGTACCGCAACTCTGGCGACACGGTCACCGGCCAGGGCCGCCTGGCCGAGGACGGCGACGCGTGGACGCAACAGCAGTGGCAGCTGCTCAAGACCCTCGAGACGGCGGCCGGCCGGCTGGGCGTGCCGATGGCGCGGGTCGCGATCAACTGGGTCGCCACGCAGCCCGGCATCGCGTCGGCGATCGTCGGCGCCAGCAGCGCCGAGCAGCTCGGCTCGACACTGGCGGCGCTCGACTTCGAGCTGCCCGCCGAGATTCGCGCCGAACTCGACCGCGTGAGCGCGACGCCGCCGGTCGGCGTGTACCGCATGTTCACGCCGGAGTACCAGTCCTGGCTGGTCAGCACCGGCGCGAAGGTGGGCGACAAGCCCGCGGGCTACGCGCCGGCCGTGCGCAACTGGCCGGACGGGCAGTGA
- a CDS encoding S8 family serine peptidase, with amino-acid sequence MSLSALRTRGQRLVLAVLVAAGTLGALPAAPASAAPTGPARSPKIAQELRTRMATARTGPDTRFEAAVVLKDRTGLTRAGAREQLADSAAAMQAPVVNLVDARGDQVVNTFWLKNMVLVRATPATLDSVAALPLVDHVIPNFTLTTPTEPPVKKVAARQAGETATWGVQKIGADRVQRERGLTGKGVRVAILDTGIDAEHPDLAGKLVTDDPADPEHPGGWLEFGEDGKPVHSTPHDSAYHGTHVAGTIAGGDASGTQIGVAPGADLMAGLVIPGGSGTLAQVIAGMQWAIAPYDADGKPAGKPADVVSMSLGEEGYSDEMVEPARNISLAGAFPAFAIGNDCGPGGSASPGNIYESVGVGATDADDDVPDFSCGGVVHKTDWQNAPESWPSSYVVPDLSAPGLDVTSAVPGGEYGSLSGTSMATPHVSGTVALMRQANPGLSVDDTLDILKGTAFSDDRYGALPNTRYGAGRIDAYAAVAEASLSSGVSGTVTADRTRDPLSGTTITVTSTGRKATTDAAGHFTLRLPAGRYDLALARFGYRDQHVTATVVDGTIADLEITLQPTPRGTITGRVTYGPTRSAVPGATVRVLGVPDELTAVADRTGRYTVRDVPEGTYQVSASAPGISATDPRQVVVTGKKSPGSTDFALPRPAATQRVSLSGSGQEVHADAFWPALSGDGGVIAFGDLAPDLVPGDTNEDVDVFARDARTGIVERMSVASDGTGANAWAISPTVSPDGRYVGFLSGATNLVPDDTNGVPDAFVHDRKTGKTERVSVGTGGVQADQSSSQPIVTADDRYAVFLSTAANLVPGDTNGRQDVFLRDRVSGRTELVSAGADGAPANGDSLEPSISADGRFVAFESGAENLVPGTANTHRDVFVRDRSAGTTEMIPAPAGAEATQPSISADGRKVAYAISGTDEGFQVYVYDRQTHTNTLVTRALGAAGGANAYSASPRISANGAFVAFFSFATNLVAGDDAFSDVYVRDLRAETTEKVSGGPHGELGDAYSDFPSISADGKYVAFESEATNLVAGDTNGYSDVFVHDRTPGPEPRFAVSDLAADTHGHARITAAVKNVGERSGSYTGVLWLDGAVAGEQTVSLGTDRTAQLSFDLRNLARGPHTARLGGLTVSFTAGR; translated from the coding sequence ATGTCCCTGTCCGCCTTGCGGACGCGCGGGCAACGCCTGGTCCTCGCGGTGCTGGTCGCCGCCGGGACGCTCGGCGCGCTGCCCGCGGCACCGGCGTCGGCCGCGCCCACCGGCCCGGCCCGCTCGCCGAAGATCGCCCAGGAACTGAGAACCCGGATGGCCACGGCCCGGACCGGCCCGGACACCCGGTTCGAAGCCGCCGTGGTCCTCAAGGACCGCACCGGGCTCACCCGGGCCGGCGCCCGCGAACAGCTCGCCGATTCGGCCGCCGCCATGCAGGCGCCGGTGGTGAACCTCGTCGACGCGCGCGGCGACCAGGTCGTGAACACGTTCTGGCTCAAGAACATGGTCCTCGTGCGCGCCACGCCGGCCACCCTTGACTCCGTCGCCGCGCTGCCGCTGGTCGACCACGTGATCCCGAACTTCACCCTCACGACTCCGACGGAGCCGCCGGTCAAGAAGGTCGCCGCGCGCCAAGCCGGCGAAACCGCGACGTGGGGCGTGCAGAAGATCGGTGCCGACCGCGTGCAGCGGGAGCGCGGGCTGACCGGCAAGGGCGTGCGCGTCGCGATCCTCGACACCGGCATCGACGCCGAGCACCCCGACCTCGCGGGCAAGCTCGTGACCGACGACCCGGCCGATCCCGAACACCCCGGCGGCTGGCTCGAATTCGGCGAGGACGGCAAGCCCGTGCACTCCACACCGCACGACAGCGCCTACCACGGCACCCACGTCGCCGGCACGATCGCCGGGGGCGACGCGTCCGGCACGCAGATCGGCGTCGCGCCCGGCGCGGACCTGATGGCCGGCCTCGTGATCCCGGGCGGGTCCGGCACGCTCGCGCAGGTCATCGCCGGTATGCAGTGGGCGATCGCGCCGTACGACGCCGACGGCAAGCCCGCCGGGAAGCCGGCCGACGTCGTCAGCATGTCGCTGGGTGAGGAGGGCTATTCCGACGAGATGGTCGAGCCCGCGCGCAACATCTCCCTCGCCGGCGCGTTTCCGGCCTTCGCCATCGGCAACGACTGCGGGCCCGGCGGTTCGGCCAGCCCGGGCAACATCTACGAGTCCGTGGGCGTCGGCGCGACCGACGCCGACGACGACGTGCCCGACTTCTCCTGCGGCGGCGTCGTCCACAAGACCGACTGGCAGAACGCCCCGGAGTCCTGGCCGTCGAGCTACGTCGTCCCCGACCTGTCCGCGCCCGGTCTCGACGTCACGTCGGCCGTGCCCGGCGGCGAGTACGGCAGCCTGAGCGGCACGTCGATGGCCACGCCGCACGTCTCGGGCACGGTCGCCCTGATGCGGCAGGCGAACCCGGGCCTGAGCGTCGACGACACGCTCGACATCCTCAAGGGCACCGCGTTCTCCGACGACCGCTACGGCGCGCTCCCCAACACCCGCTACGGCGCGGGCCGGATCGACGCGTACGCGGCCGTCGCCGAAGCGTCGCTCTCCAGCGGCGTCAGCGGCACGGTCACGGCCGACCGGACGCGGGATCCCCTGTCCGGCACCACGATCACCGTCACGTCGACCGGCCGCAAGGCCACGACCGACGCCGCCGGGCACTTCACGCTGCGCCTGCCCGCGGGCCGCTACGACCTCGCGCTGGCCCGCTTCGGCTACCGCGACCAGCACGTGACCGCCACCGTCGTCGACGGCACGATCGCCGACCTGGAGATCACGCTCCAGCCGACCCCGCGCGGCACGATCACGGGCCGCGTGACCTACGGTCCGACGCGCTCGGCCGTACCCGGCGCCACCGTCCGCGTGCTCGGAGTCCCGGACGAGCTCACCGCCGTGGCCGACCGCACCGGCCGCTACACCGTGCGGGACGTCCCCGAGGGCACGTACCAGGTGTCCGCGTCCGCGCCCGGCATCTCCGCCACCGACCCCCGGCAGGTCGTCGTCACGGGCAAGAAGTCCCCCGGCAGCACGGACTTCGCGTTGCCCCGCCCGGCCGCGACCCAGCGCGTCTCGTTGTCCGGCAGCGGGCAGGAAGTCCACGCGGACGCGTTCTGGCCCGCGCTCAGCGGCGACGGCGGGGTGATCGCGTTCGGTGACTTGGCGCCGGACCTCGTGCCCGGCGACACCAACGAGGACGTCGACGTCTTCGCGCGCGACGCCCGCACCGGGATCGTCGAGCGGATGTCGGTCGCCTCCGACGGGACGGGCGCGAACGCGTGGGCGATCAGCCCGACCGTCAGTCCCGACGGCCGCTACGTCGGTTTCCTCAGCGGGGCGACGAACCTCGTGCCGGATGACACCAACGGCGTGCCCGACGCGTTCGTGCACGACCGCAAGACGGGTAAGACCGAGCGGGTCTCCGTCGGCACGGGCGGGGTGCAGGCGGACCAGTCGTCGAGCCAGCCGATCGTGACCGCGGACGACCGCTACGCCGTGTTCCTGAGCACCGCCGCCAATCTGGTGCCCGGGGACACCAACGGCCGCCAGGACGTGTTCCTGCGCGACCGCGTCAGCGGCCGCACCGAACTGGTGTCGGCCGGAGCGGACGGTGCGCCGGCGAACGGCGATTCGCTCGAGCCGAGCATCAGCGCCGACGGCCGGTTCGTGGCGTTCGAGAGCGGCGCCGAGAACCTCGTGCCGGGGACCGCGAACACCCACCGCGATGTCTTCGTGCGCGACCGGAGCGCCGGGACGACCGAGATGATCCCGGCGCCCGCCGGCGCCGAGGCCACGCAGCCGTCGATCAGTGCCGACGGCCGCAAGGTCGCCTACGCGATCAGCGGCACCGATGAGGGTTTCCAGGTGTACGTCTACGACCGGCAGACGCACACCAACACCCTCGTGACGCGGGCGCTGGGCGCGGCCGGCGGCGCGAACGCGTACTCCGCCAGCCCGCGGATCAGCGCGAACGGCGCGTTCGTGGCGTTTTTCAGCTTCGCCACCAACCTCGTCGCCGGCGACGACGCCTTCTCCGACGTCTACGTACGCGACCTGCGCGCCGAGACGACCGAGAAGGTCTCCGGCGGCCCGCACGGCGAGCTGGGCGACGCGTACAGCGACTTCCCGTCGATCAGCGCCGACGGCAAGTACGTCGCCTTCGAAAGCGAAGCGACGAACCTCGTCGCCGGGGACACGAACGGCTACTCCGACGTGTTCGTCCACGACCGCACGCCGGGCCCCGAACCGCGCTTCGCCGTGTCGGACCTCGCGGCCGACACCCACGGCCACGCGCGGATCACCGCGGCGGTGAAGAACGTCGGCGAACGCTCCGGCTCGTACACGGGCGTGCTGTGGCTCGACGGCGCGGTCGCCGGCGAGCAGACGGTGTCGCTCGGCACCGACCGGACGGCGCAGCTGTCGTTCGACCTGCGAAATCTGGCGCGCGGACCGCACACCGCCCGCCTCGGCGGTCTCACGGTGTCGTTCACCGCGGGCCGCTAA
- a CDS encoding LuxR family transcriptional regulator, which translates to MLEAIGLSGDDEAVYDALVHRTQATAAELAEDCHRPPAGVRRAVQRLVDLGLATRSAGRPSRFVVVPPDRAIEAVLQEREAALRDTRRHIATLTATYRASTRFAHPGELVEVISGRDEVNERWARVQQEVRVQMRGFDRPPYAAPNGHQEPNHVELALLERGVRYRVVYDKSALELSGVLDDIAVGVGHGEEARIAGDVPMKLAIADDRYAMIPLLRPGDVALTASYVIHPSPLLDALIALFEAVWARSVPFQSGAADALPPDEAQLLVLLASGLTDKAVGRALGWSERTVQRHVTKLMRRVGARTRFQIAMEATRRGWL; encoded by the coding sequence GTGCTCGAGGCGATCGGGCTCAGCGGTGACGACGAAGCGGTCTACGACGCGCTCGTCCACCGGACGCAGGCGACGGCCGCCGAGCTGGCGGAAGACTGCCACCGCCCGCCGGCGGGCGTGCGCCGGGCGGTGCAGCGGCTCGTCGACCTCGGGCTCGCGACGCGTTCGGCGGGACGGCCTTCGCGGTTCGTCGTGGTGCCGCCGGACCGCGCGATCGAGGCCGTGTTGCAGGAACGCGAAGCCGCGTTGCGCGACACGCGCCGCCACATCGCGACGCTGACGGCCACGTACCGCGCGAGCACCCGTTTCGCGCACCCGGGTGAGCTGGTGGAGGTGATCTCCGGGCGCGACGAGGTCAACGAGCGGTGGGCGCGGGTGCAGCAGGAGGTCCGGGTGCAGATGCGCGGGTTCGACCGCCCGCCCTACGCCGCGCCGAACGGGCACCAGGAGCCGAATCACGTCGAGCTCGCGCTGCTGGAGCGGGGGGTGCGCTACCGCGTCGTCTACGACAAGAGCGCGCTCGAACTCAGCGGTGTCCTCGACGACATCGCGGTCGGCGTGGGGCACGGTGAGGAGGCCCGGATCGCCGGCGACGTGCCGATGAAGCTCGCGATCGCCGACGACCGCTACGCCATGATCCCCTTGCTGCGTCCCGGGGACGTGGCGCTGACGGCCTCGTACGTGATCCACCCGTCACCGCTGCTGGACGCGCTGATCGCGTTGTTCGAGGCGGTGTGGGCGCGCAGCGTGCCGTTCCAGTCGGGCGCCGCGGACGCCTTGCCGCCCGACGAGGCGCAGCTGCTGGTGCTGCTGGCGTCCGGGCTGACGGACAAGGCGGTCGGGCGCGCGCTCGGCTGGAGCGAACGCACAGTGCAGCGGCACGTCACGAAGCTCATGCGCCGCGTCGGCGCGCGGACGCGGTTCCAGATCGCGATGGAAGCCACGCGGCGGGGCTGGTTGTGA